One window of the Rosa rugosa chromosome 3, drRosRugo1.1, whole genome shotgun sequence genome contains the following:
- the LOC133738095 gene encoding protein LIKE COV 2 → MAEAKESTSSPLTQPDPEDFPKSPPSSPNSSTRKACYAVLQSWVSKKFMTGCMVLFPVAVTFFITWWFIQFVDGFFSPLYARLGINIFGLGFVTSLIFMFLVGVFASSWMGATVFSVGEWFIKRMPFMKHIYSASKQISAAISPDQNTTAFKEVAIIRHPRIGEYAFGFITSSVILQRDDGDEELCSVYVPTNHLYIGDIFLVNSKEIIRPNLSIREGIEIIISVGMTMPQVISPIERVPLNRMVSL, encoded by the exons ATGGCGGAAGCTAAAGAGTCAACGTCCAGTCCGCTCACTCAACCCGATCCTGAAGATTTCCCCAAGTCTCCGCCCAGCTCCCCCAACTCCTCCACTCgcaag GCTTGCTATGCAGTGCTCCAGAGTTGGGTCTCAAAAAAGTTCATGACTGGATG TATGGTTCTCTTTCCTGTTGCTGTTACATTCTTCATCACTTGGTGGTTTATTCAGTTCGTGGATGGTTTCTTCAGTCCATTATATGCGAGGCTTGGTATTAATATATTTG GCCTAGGGTTTGTTACATCCCTAATTTTTATGTTCTTAGTCGGTGTATTTGCTTCATCATGGATGGGTGCAACTGTTTTCTCGGTTGGAGAGTGGTTCATAAAACGAATGCCCTTTATGAAGCACATATACTCAGCATCCAAACAAATTAGTGCTGCCATTTCTCCAG ACCAAAATACCACCGCTTTTAAAGAGGTTGCAATTATCCGTCATCCTAGGATTGGTGAATACGCGTTCGGTTTTATCACATCATCTGTAATCCTTCAG CGGGATGATGGAGATGAGGAGCTGTGCAGTGTTTATGTCCCAACAAACCATCTATACATTGGAGatatttttttggtcaattCCAAAGAGATCATACGACCAAATTTGTCAATTCGAGAAGGCATag AGATCATAATATCAGTTGGTATGACAATGCCACAGGTGATTTCTCCAATTGAAAGGGTTCCTCTTAACAGGATGGTATCTCTATAA
- the LOC133739249 gene encoding 5-formyltetrahydrofolate cyclo-ligase-like protein COG0212, protein MDSTRLLRNSHPFTFTLAPPITKTRHYSLSLPSRKLFFMLKTSRNDVGPFDDAAYEAERRSLDAKARQTMAEEASSVTEDPKAWKWVIRKRIWDMMEARNIAQNPRPVHHRIPNFVGASAAADKLGGLEAFRVGNCVKVNPDSPQKQVRFLTLSDGKKLLTPQPRLRTGFFSVLESEMLTPSTMKEACTSVGVAKHGRPIGLDEKIKVDLIVIGSVAVDPRTGARLGKGEGFAELEYGMLRYMGAIDDSTPVVTTVHDSQLVDDIPIEKLLVHDVPVDIICTPTQVIFTNTSIPKPQGIYWDKLSPEKLGQIKILRELKRRIEQETGQKLPCGPSEKLPPTARRGANLVGGKRI, encoded by the exons ATGGATTCAACTCGTCTGCTCCGGAATTCACACCCTTTTACATTTACACTCGCTCCACCCATCACCAAAACCCGCCATtactcactctctctcccctcccgcAAACTCTTCTTCATGCTCAAAACTAGCCGAAACGACGTCGGCCCCTTCGACGACGCAGCTTACGAGGCCGAGCGGCGCAGCCTCGACGCCAAGGCTCGGCAAACCATGGCTGAGGAGGCTTCCAGTGTTACGGAAGACCCCAAAGCTTGGAAATGGGTGATCCGGAAGAGAATTTGGGACATGATGGAGGCCCGCAACATAGCCCAGAACCCAAGGCCTGTTCACCACCGCATCCCCAACTTCGTCGGCGCCTCCGCTGCTGCCGATAAA TTGGGCGGGTTGGAAGCGTTCCGTGTCGGGAACTGTGTGAAAGTGAACCCGGATTCTCCTCAGAAGCAAGTCAGGTTTCTCACACTCTCTG ATGGGAAGAAGCTGTTAACTCCTCAACCCCGTTTACGGACTGGGTTTTtctctgtgcttgaatctgaaaTGTTGACTCCTAGTACTATGAAAGAGGCTTGCACCTCTGTTGGGGTGGCCAAACACGGGCGGCCTATTGGATTAGATGAGAAAATCAAGGTTGATCTTATTGTCATTGGCTCCGTTGCTGTTGATCCCAGGACAGGTGCTCGACTTGGCAAGGGTGAG GGATTTGCAGAGCTTGAATATGGGATGCTGCGATACATGGGAGCCATTGATGATTCAACACCAGTTGTCACTACTG TGCATGACAGTCAATTAGTAGATGATATTCCAATTGAGAAGCTATTAGTCCATGATGTACCAGTTGACATCATATGCACTCCAACCCAGGTCATTTTTACCAACACATCAATTCCAAAGCCTCAAG GGATTTACTGGGACAAATTGTCTCCGGAGAAGCTGGGGCAAATTAAAATACTCAGAGAActgaagagaaggattgaacaAGAGACTGGACAAAAATTGCCATGCGGTCCATCAGAGAAACTGCCTCCCACAGCGCGAAGAGGAGCTAACTTGGTAGGTGGTAAAAGGATATAA